The Candidatus Aegiribacteria sp. genome window below encodes:
- a CDS encoding T9SS type A sorting domain-containing protein yields the protein MKIFLALVMLVGICIADGTETQTDWVGGPGTPGPVTTWGTLFDVSSGISWLTTGEIGLSLEHNISSSSNGPRWAVCGDIDGDSDIDVLVCEYYADSLVWFENIDGDSYFWERHFIGAGNDPHTAALADIDNDGDLDAIAGYYSGDSVVWYENDGTGSGWISHMVVESPYANQVRTLIAAHMNADAFIDIVVPAYACDTVAWYENDGVGGFSWTRHNICATNGPRCGNVADLDKDGYLDVVAGAYYGDSLSWWENDGTGLIWTHHCISSSYNGAGHAWFVDIDGDTYLDVLCAAMSGDSLCWFENTDDIGTSWARHTITTIDYPVYSSFYDLDQDGDQDVLVCSPNLDVSYWFENNGTGTSWVEHLITDEYNGPYFVAGVDINLDGVNEALICDNSSDRVDWYDLFESTGVLESSILDAQEDPDWNTIAWTATTPTNTDAIFQLRSSDNSAAMGSWSADITSPGSIDSYVSDGDNYIQYKAILSTTDVGDSPVIPILQDVTIDWLSVGIAGSSSPADEFTLSIISANPCFGAPVIAFDVPNICNVNLSIFDMSGRVVARIADGEIEAGNYQVCIENLIPGIYHCRMEAGGFTDVRSLVILK from the coding sequence ATGAAAATTTTTCTTGCGCTTGTCATGCTTGTCGGCATCTGTATAGCTGACGGCACAGAAACACAGACTGACTGGGTAGGTGGGCCTGGCACTCCAGGTCCAGTAACAACCTGGGGAACGCTGTTCGATGTATCGAGCGGTATATCCTGGCTGACAACAGGGGAAATCGGCCTGAGTTTAGAGCATAATATCTCATCATCATCTAACGGTCCAAGATGGGCAGTCTGTGGCGACATTGACGGAGATAGTGACATAGATGTTCTTGTTTGTGAATACTATGCGGATTCCCTTGTATGGTTCGAGAACATTGACGGTGACAGCTATTTCTGGGAGCGTCACTTCATTGGTGCGGGTAACGATCCTCACACAGCCGCTCTTGCAGACATCGACAACGATGGTGACCTTGATGCAATTGCCGGCTATTACTCCGGTGATTCCGTCGTCTGGTACGAAAACGACGGTACAGGTTCCGGATGGATTTCTCACATGGTCGTAGAGTCTCCATACGCTAACCAGGTCAGAACATTGATTGCAGCTCATATGAACGCTGACGCTTTTATTGATATTGTCGTACCCGCATACGCTTGCGACACGGTTGCCTGGTACGAGAATGACGGTGTTGGCGGTTTCAGCTGGACAAGACATAACATCTGCGCGACAAATGGGCCAAGGTGTGGAAACGTGGCCGATCTCGACAAAGACGGTTATCTTGATGTAGTGGCCGGTGCCTACTATGGTGACTCTCTGTCATGGTGGGAAAACGACGGAACAGGCCTCATCTGGACACATCACTGCATAAGCAGTTCCTATAACGGGGCAGGCCATGCGTGGTTCGTTGATATTGACGGCGACACATACCTCGATGTCCTTTGCGCAGCAATGTCCGGTGACAGTCTCTGCTGGTTTGAAAACACTGATGACATCGGAACCAGCTGGGCCAGGCATACGATTACAACAATCGACTACCCGGTTTACTCCAGCTTCTACGACCTTGATCAGGACGGCGATCAGGATGTTCTTGTCTGTAGTCCTAATTTAGATGTTTCGTACTGGTTTGAGAACAATGGTACAGGAACCTCATGGGTCGAACACCTTATAACGGATGAATACAATGGTCCATACTTCGTTGCAGGCGTTGATATTAACCTCGACGGCGTGAACGAAGCTCTCATCTGTGACAACAGCAGCGACAGGGTTGACTGGTACGATCTGTTCGAAAGCACAGGTGTGCTGGAATCATCAATACTTGACGCACAGGAAGATCCGGACTGGAATACTATTGCCTGGACAGCAACAACACCGACGAACACTGATGCCATCTTCCAGCTGCGTAGTTCCGATAACTCAGCTGCAATGGGCTCCTGGTCCGCCGACATCACTTCTCCGGGCTCAATCGATTCGTATGTCAGTGACGGTGATAACTACATTCAGTACAAAGCGATTCTCTCAACAACTGACGTGGGCGATTCTCCGGTAATTCCAATACTGCAGGATGTCACCATCGACTGGCTGTCAGTCGGTATCGCCGGCTCCAGCAGTCCCGCAGATGAATTCACTCTTAGTATAATATCTGCCAATCCCTGCTTCGGTGCTCCCGTCATCGCTTTCGATGTTCCCAATATCTGCAATGTTAATCTCAGCATCTTCGACATGTCCGGGCGCGTTGTGGCCAGGATAGCTGACGGAGAGATCGAAGCCGGTAATTATCAGGTTTGTATTGAAAACCTGATTCCCGGTATCTATCACTGCAGGATGGAAGCTGGCGGATTTACCGATGTTAGAAGTCTTGTAATACTGAAATAG